A genome region from Streptomyces sp. S4.7 includes the following:
- a CDS encoding ABC transporter permease, with translation MTTVTAPAAGRASAPAGTGAGALAGTGTLIRFGLRRDRVRIPVWVVALTLGTMSTVTEFKTLYSTAEERATAVSSMDSPAALAMTGPRHYLTDYNIGSMTGHQLIGFMAVLVGLMSVLIVTRHTRDEEETGRAELVRSTVVGHHAQLASALVVAAVANLALAALLTLSVLSAGIDGIATGEALLYGLTLAAIGLVFAGVAAITVQITAHTRGASGMALAVIGVAYVLRASGDVGNDALSWLSPIGWGQRTYVFVDNRWWPLLLCLALAALTAATGFALSTRRDVGAGLRSARLGRRTASDALTRPLGFALRLHRGTLLGFGAGLFLMGVMYGSILGEAADMVKDIEQIQEALEKIGGASLAESFASMVMVVIAVVAAVYVVMATLRPRAEESAGRAEPLLATGLSRDRWVGSHVAVALAGGTALLLVAGLGFGVSGAASVGDGGLVLELVGAALAYAPALWVTVGVAVTLFGWFPRAGTAAWIVPVYAFLVGYLGSILQFPGWMNNLSPFGHVPQLPAAGMSWTPVLVLTALAAGLIALGLAGFRRRDLETK, from the coding sequence ATGACCACCGTCACGGCACCCGCCGCCGGCCGCGCCTCCGCGCCCGCCGGGACCGGGGCCGGCGCCCTCGCCGGCACCGGGACCCTGATCCGCTTCGGTCTGCGCCGGGACCGCGTCCGTATCCCCGTCTGGGTGGTCGCCCTCACCCTCGGCACGATGTCCACGGTGACCGAGTTCAAGACGCTGTACTCCACCGCCGAGGAACGCGCCACGGCCGTCAGCTCCATGGACAGCCCCGCCGCGCTCGCCATGACCGGGCCGCGCCACTACCTCACCGACTACAACATCGGCTCGATGACGGGCCACCAGCTGATCGGCTTCATGGCCGTCCTGGTCGGTCTGATGAGCGTCCTGATCGTCACCAGGCACACCCGCGACGAGGAGGAGACCGGCCGCGCCGAGCTGGTGCGCTCCACCGTCGTCGGACATCACGCGCAGCTCGCGTCCGCGCTGGTCGTCGCCGCCGTCGCCAACCTCGCACTCGCCGCGCTGCTGACACTGAGCGTCCTGTCGGCGGGCATCGACGGGATCGCCACCGGCGAGGCGCTGCTGTACGGGCTCACGCTCGCCGCCATCGGTCTCGTCTTCGCGGGCGTCGCGGCGATCACCGTGCAGATCACCGCCCACACACGCGGCGCCTCCGGCATGGCGCTCGCCGTCATCGGCGTCGCCTACGTACTGCGCGCCTCGGGCGACGTGGGCAACGACGCGCTGTCCTGGCTGTCGCCGATCGGCTGGGGCCAGCGCACGTACGTCTTCGTCGACAACCGCTGGTGGCCGCTGCTGCTCTGTCTGGCACTCGCCGCGCTGACCGCCGCCACCGGCTTCGCACTGAGCACCCGGCGCGACGTCGGCGCCGGACTGCGCTCCGCCCGGCTCGGCAGGCGTACGGCCTCCGACGCGCTCACCCGGCCACTCGGCTTCGCGCTGCGGCTGCACCGGGGGACGCTGCTGGGCTTCGGCGCGGGACTGTTCCTGATGGGCGTGATGTACGGCTCCATCCTCGGCGAGGCCGCCGACATGGTGAAGGACATCGAGCAGATCCAGGAGGCGCTGGAGAAGATCGGCGGCGCGTCCCTCGCCGAGTCGTTCGCCTCGATGGTCATGGTCGTCATCGCCGTCGTGGCCGCCGTGTACGTGGTGATGGCCACGCTGCGTCCGCGCGCCGAGGAGAGTGCGGGCCGTGCCGAACCGCTGCTGGCCACCGGCCTCTCCCGTGACCGCTGGGTGGGCAGCCATGTGGCCGTCGCGCTCGCCGGCGGTACGGCGCTGCTGCTCGTGGCCGGGCTGGGCTTCGGCGTCTCGGGCGCCGCGTCGGTCGGGGACGGCGGCCTCGTCCTCGAACTCGTCGGCGCCGCCCTGGCGTACGCGCCCGCGCTGTGGGTCACCGTCGGCGTGGCCGTGACGCTCTTCGGCTGGTTCCCCCGGGCCGGAACGGCGGCCTGGATCGTGCCCGTCTACGCGTTCCTGGTCGGGTATCTCGGGTCGATCCTCCAGTTCCCCGGCTGGATGAACAACCTGTCCCCCTTCGGGCACGTACCCCAGCTGCCGGCCGCCGGGATGAGCTGGACGCCCGTGCTTGTCCTGACCGCCCTCGCGGCCGGGCTGATCGCGCTGGGCCTCGCGGGCTTCCGCCGCCGGGACCTGGAAACCAAGTGA
- a CDS encoding ABC transporter ATP-binding protein translates to MKKAITVAGLHKSFGRTHALDGLDLAVDSGEVHGFLGPNGAGKSTTIRVLLGLLRADSGATQLLGKDPWKDAVALHRRLAYVPGDVELWPNLTGGEAIDLLSRLRGGLDRQRRDELIERFDLDPTKKGRAYSKGNRQKVAIVAALASDAELLLLDEPTAGLDPLMEVVFQDVILQAKAAGKTVLLSSHILAQVEKLCDRVSIIRKGRNVQSGTLSEMRHLTRTTVEAETERAVTGLDAMAGVHAVRVTERRVHFAVDGAHLDAAIHRLGEFGIRSLTSHPPTLEELMLRHYGDELAAGAGGNGAAR, encoded by the coding sequence ATGAAGAAGGCAATCACCGTGGCCGGACTGCACAAGTCGTTCGGCCGGACGCACGCACTGGACGGCCTCGACCTCGCCGTCGACTCCGGTGAGGTCCACGGCTTCCTCGGCCCCAACGGCGCCGGAAAGTCCACCACCATCCGCGTCCTGCTCGGGCTGCTGCGCGCCGACTCGGGCGCCACCCAGCTCCTCGGCAAGGACCCGTGGAAGGACGCCGTCGCCCTGCACCGCCGGCTCGCCTACGTGCCCGGAGATGTCGAGCTGTGGCCCAACCTCACCGGCGGGGAGGCCATCGACCTGCTCTCCAGGCTGCGCGGCGGTCTGGACCGGCAGCGCAGGGACGAGCTGATCGAACGGTTCGACCTGGACCCCACCAAGAAGGGCCGGGCCTACTCCAAGGGAAACCGGCAGAAGGTCGCCATCGTCGCCGCGCTCGCGTCCGACGCCGAACTGCTGCTCCTGGACGAGCCGACGGCCGGTCTCGACCCGCTCATGGAGGTCGTCTTCCAGGACGTCATCCTCCAGGCGAAGGCGGCCGGCAAGACGGTGCTCCTCTCCAGCCACATCCTGGCCCAGGTCGAGAAGCTCTGTGACCGCGTCAGCATCATCCGCAAGGGCCGCAACGTGCAGTCCGGCACACTCTCCGAGATGCGGCACCTGACCCGTACGACCGTCGAGGCCGAGACCGAGCGGGCGGTCACCGGACTCGACGCGATGGCCGGGGTCCACGCGGTGCGGGTGACAGAGCGCAGGGTGCACTTCGCCGTCGACGGCGCGCACCTGGACGCCGCGATCCACCGGCTCGGCGAGTTCGGCATCCGCAGCCTGACCAGCCACCCGCCGACCCTCGAAGAGCTGATGCTGCGGCACTACGGCGACGAGCTGGCGGCCGGCGCGGGCGGCAACGGGGCTGCCCGATGA
- a CDS encoding MarR family transcriptional regulator, translated as MGERRREEGRAGDHDHGAGEATRAREAHGSAEEDEAAVSQFVERFAAQLVEAGMTRMPARVFAALLSSERGVLSSAELGEQLKVSPAAVSGAIRYLAQVNMVTREREPGSRRERYRVQGNQWYQTLTNRDSMLRRWQSTLREGVDHFGIDTPQGQRINETMEFFIFLESELGSLMDRWTEHRAEQLGR; from the coding sequence ATGGGTGAGCGGCGGCGGGAGGAAGGCCGTGCCGGAGACCACGACCACGGTGCCGGGGAAGCGACCCGTGCCCGGGAGGCCCACGGCTCCGCGGAAGAGGACGAGGCCGCCGTCTCACAGTTCGTCGAACGCTTCGCGGCCCAGCTCGTCGAGGCGGGTATGACCCGCATGCCGGCCAGGGTCTTCGCCGCGCTTCTCTCCTCCGAGCGGGGCGTCCTGAGTTCCGCCGAACTCGGCGAGCAGCTGAAGGTCAGCCCGGCGGCCGTCTCCGGCGCGATCCGCTATCTCGCCCAGGTCAACATGGTCACCAGGGAGCGCGAACCGGGCTCACGGCGCGAGCGTTACCGGGTCCAGGGCAACCAGTGGTACCAGACGCTGACCAACCGCGACTCCATGCTCAGGCGCTGGCAGTCCACCCTGCGGGAGGGCGTCGACCACTTCGGGATCGACACCCCGCAGGGGCAGCGGATCAACGAGACGATGGAGTTCTTCATCTTCCTGGAGTCGGAGCTCGGATCGCTGATGGACCGCTGGACGGAGCACCGGGCGGAGCAACTCGGCCGATGA
- a CDS encoding diacylglycerol kinase, whose amino-acid sequence MSAPEPDENGAQQLLVVIDPVARRTDGESVRIAKDVLSAGATAKFCLPDGPAEFARVLARRGSRRPVVVGDDHALLRTVALLHRERDLSAGALSLVPVGVSVDLAHSLGVPTGAVAAARAVLDGVVRRLDLLVDDSDGVVLGDLRIPAPPGADGQPGRGGGPGGPGGSSVWDTCRSLVRTLVKPVPQVLAVHTHRLRVEADGVVLSDLDEPVETVTVRSRGGRAEVVIRTRSSAEPITASALSVTVSGADFRYRADAAVTGPVRTRTWTLRAGAWGLTLPAGLGPSGN is encoded by the coding sequence GTGTCGGCTCCAGAGCCCGACGAGAACGGTGCGCAGCAGCTTCTGGTGGTCATCGACCCGGTCGCCCGCCGGACCGACGGCGAATCAGTCCGGATCGCGAAAGATGTGTTGAGCGCGGGCGCGACCGCGAAATTCTGTCTGCCCGACGGGCCGGCCGAATTCGCGCGGGTGCTGGCCCGCAGAGGCTCGCGGCGGCCGGTGGTGGTCGGTGACGACCACGCCCTGCTGCGGACGGTCGCCCTGCTGCACCGGGAGCGCGACCTGTCCGCGGGCGCGCTGTCGCTGGTGCCGGTCGGGGTCTCGGTCGACCTGGCGCACTCGCTCGGCGTGCCCACGGGCGCGGTCGCCGCGGCGCGTGCGGTGCTCGACGGGGTCGTACGGCGGCTGGACCTGCTCGTCGACGACAGCGACGGTGTGGTGCTGGGGGATCTGCGGATCCCGGCGCCACCGGGAGCGGACGGGCAGCCGGGGCGCGGTGGTGGTCCGGGCGGGCCGGGCGGCTCGTCCGTGTGGGACACCTGCCGGTCCCTGGTCCGGACGCTGGTCAAGCCGGTGCCGCAGGTGCTCGCCGTCCACACGCACCGCCTGCGGGTGGAGGCGGACGGTGTGGTGCTGAGCGATCTGGACGAGCCGGTCGAGACCGTGACGGTGCGCTCGCGCGGCGGCCGGGCGGAGGTCGTGATCCGTACGCGCTCCTCGGCCGAGCCGATCACGGCCAGCGCGCTGTCGGTGACGGTCTCGGGCGCGGACTTCCGCTACCGGGCGGACGCGGCGGTGACGGGGCCGGTGCGGACGCGGACCTGGACGCTGCGGGCGGGGGCGTGGGGGCTGACGCTGCCGGCGGGGCTGGGCCCGTCCGGAAACTGA
- a CDS encoding adenylosuccinate synthase gives MPALVLLGAQWGDEGKGKATDLLGGSVDYVVRYQGGNNAGHTVVVGDQKYALHLLPSGILSPECTPVIGNGVVIDPAVLLSELSGLNDRGVDTSKLLISGNAHLITSYHTTMDKVTERFLGSRKIGTTGRGIGPTYADKINRVGIRVQDLYDESILIQKVDAALDFKNQILAKLYNRRAIEAGKIVEELLVYADKLRPYVSDTTLVLNDAIDAGKVVLFEGGQGTLLDVDHGTYPFVTSSNPTAGGACTGAGVGPTKISRVIGILKAYTTRVGAGPFPTELLDEDGEALRRIGGERGVTTGRDRRCGWFDAVISRYATRVNGLTDFFLTKLDVLTGWERIPVCVAYEIDGRRVEELPYSQSDFHHAKPVYEYLPGWSEDISRAKTFDDLPKNAQDYVKALEEMSGAPISAIGVGPGRTETIQINSFL, from the coding sequence GTGCCCGCACTTGTGCTGCTCGGTGCTCAGTGGGGTGACGAAGGCAAGGGAAAGGCCACCGACCTGCTCGGTGGATCCGTGGACTATGTGGTGCGCTACCAGGGTGGCAACAACGCCGGCCACACGGTCGTCGTCGGCGACCAGAAATACGCGCTGCATCTCCTCCCTTCCGGAATCCTCTCGCCCGAATGCACGCCGGTGATCGGCAACGGCGTTGTCATCGACCCGGCCGTCCTGCTCTCCGAGCTGAGTGGGCTCAACGACCGCGGCGTTGACACGTCGAAGCTTCTGATCAGCGGAAACGCGCATCTGATCACTTCGTACCACACCACGATGGACAAGGTGACGGAACGGTTCCTCGGTTCCCGGAAGATCGGCACGACGGGCCGTGGCATCGGCCCGACGTACGCCGACAAGATCAACCGGGTCGGTATCCGCGTCCAGGACCTCTACGACGAGTCGATCCTGATCCAGAAGGTCGACGCGGCGCTGGACTTCAAGAACCAGATCCTCGCCAAGCTCTACAACCGCCGTGCCATAGAGGCCGGGAAGATCGTGGAGGAGCTGCTGGTCTACGCGGACAAGCTGCGTCCGTACGTCAGCGACACGACGCTCGTCCTCAACGACGCGATCGACGCCGGAAAGGTCGTGCTCTTCGAGGGCGGCCAGGGCACCCTCCTGGACGTCGACCACGGCACGTACCCCTTCGTGACCTCGTCGAACCCGACGGCGGGCGGCGCCTGTACGGGCGCCGGTGTCGGCCCCACGAAGATCAGCCGGGTCATCGGCATCCTCAAGGCGTACACGACACGCGTCGGCGCGGGCCCCTTCCCGACGGAGCTGCTCGACGAGGACGGCGAGGCACTGCGCCGCATCGGCGGTGAGCGGGGCGTCACCACGGGCCGCGACCGCCGCTGCGGCTGGTTCGACGCGGTGATCTCCCGCTACGCGACGCGGGTCAACGGCCTGACGGACTTCTTCCTCACCAAGCTGGACGTGCTCACGGGCTGGGAGCGGATCCCGGTCTGTGTCGCGTACGAGATCGACGGCAGGCGCGTCGAGGAACTCCCGTACAGCCAGAGCGACTTCCACCACGCGAAGCCGGTCTACGAGTACCTGCCGGGCTGGAGCGAGGACATCAGCAGGGCGAAGACGTTCGACGACCTGCCGAAGAACGCGCAGGACTACGTGAAGGCGCTGGAGGAGATGTCCGGTGCCCCGATCTCCGCGATCGGCGTGGGTCCGGGCCGTACGGAGACGATCCAGATCAACTCCTTCCTGTAG
- a CDS encoding TetR/AcrR family transcriptional regulator: MPTTKTLREGSAQKRAAILTAARELFLADGFDRSSVDAVAARAGVSKRTVYDYFGDKQTLLQAVVDAVGESMISTVRRTLEDTLTDLTEAAGLEDALIAFSMRIATDMLGSAEYATLQRLVRAESGHLPHRGYNSMADTPDEALAERFAAFGGAGLLDVPDPRLAADQFIALTFGVALDRLGSANATEDTRVRPLVVEGVRTFLRAYRAR; the protein is encoded by the coding sequence ATGCCGACCACGAAGACGCTGCGCGAGGGGTCCGCACAGAAGCGGGCCGCCATCCTCACGGCGGCCCGCGAACTGTTCCTTGCCGATGGCTTCGACCGCTCCAGCGTGGACGCGGTCGCCGCTCGGGCCGGGGTGTCCAAGCGGACGGTCTACGACTACTTCGGCGACAAGCAGACGCTGCTGCAAGCGGTCGTCGACGCCGTCGGGGAGTCAATGATCAGCACGGTGCGGCGGACGCTGGAGGACACCCTCACGGATCTCACCGAGGCCGCCGGACTGGAGGACGCGCTGATCGCGTTCTCGATGCGCATCGCGACCGACATGCTCGGCTCGGCGGAGTACGCGACGCTGCAACGGCTGGTCCGCGCGGAGTCCGGCCATCTGCCGCACCGGGGCTACAACTCGATGGCCGACACCCCCGACGAGGCGCTGGCCGAGCGGTTCGCCGCCTTCGGCGGGGCGGGGCTGCTCGACGTACCCGACCCACGGCTCGCGGCCGACCAGTTCATCGCGCTGACGTTCGGCGTCGCGCTGGACAGGCTCGGCTCCGCGAACGCCACGGAGGACACCCGTGTCCGGCCCCTGGTGGTCGAGGGAGTGCGAACCTTCCTCCGGGCGTACCGAGCGAGGTAG
- a CDS encoding MFS transporter, with amino-acid sequence MTATQAPPVRIGKAAVRALGMLALATGALESVVTPTLPLLQRELRMSPAEGALLSIVLLITGALITPVAGKFGDRYGGKRVLIRLMAVVCAGGLVSAVAPNLPVLLLGQILQGAMVGALPLSFILVREHLPAGEAKVAIGVVSGLFVGGGMAGTLSAGPVAEGLSRHWMFALPTLAVIGSTVLVNRLMPQDPPGRSDDSGIDWPGLVLLSGTLITLMLVLATAPDLVSQPLVLGALILVLAAFVAGWTAVERRAASPMVDLRMLARPAVWKSCVLTFVICVGTSVPVYLVPQLLAVSSDAYGFGASATEIGFFLLPGAVAAALAGPIAGIGARRFGSRAVVTAGAVIMVGALIALAAVHTEVWHLVIGKMLVALANGLCVTAMVTSTATSVDQGDTGIATSLVLVTRVLGFAVGVQVSGAILTAATPAGSDVPAESAFVTGFLIAAVVTALSLLVARTMNKGVKE; translated from the coding sequence ATGACCGCGACTCAGGCTCCACCGGTCCGCATCGGGAAGGCCGCTGTCCGGGCCCTCGGCATGCTGGCACTCGCCACCGGTGCCTTGGAGTCGGTGGTGACGCCGACGCTCCCGCTCCTGCAACGAGAACTGCGCATGAGCCCCGCCGAAGGGGCGTTACTCAGCATCGTGCTGCTCATCACCGGCGCGCTCATCACACCGGTGGCGGGCAAGTTCGGTGACCGCTACGGCGGAAAACGGGTCCTGATCCGGCTGATGGCGGTGGTGTGCGCCGGCGGGCTGGTGTCCGCCGTGGCGCCGAATCTGCCCGTGCTGCTGCTCGGCCAGATACTCCAGGGAGCGATGGTGGGCGCGCTGCCCCTGTCGTTCATCCTCGTGCGCGAACACCTCCCCGCGGGAGAGGCGAAGGTGGCCATCGGGGTGGTCAGCGGGTTGTTCGTCGGGGGCGGGATGGCGGGAACGCTGTCGGCCGGGCCGGTGGCGGAAGGGCTCTCCCGGCACTGGATGTTCGCGCTGCCGACACTCGCGGTCATCGGCTCCACCGTGCTGGTGAACAGGCTGATGCCCCAGGATCCGCCCGGCCGTTCGGACGACTCCGGCATCGACTGGCCCGGCCTGGTCCTCCTGAGCGGGACGCTGATCACGCTCATGCTCGTCCTCGCGACGGCGCCCGACCTCGTCTCCCAGCCCCTCGTACTCGGCGCCCTCATCCTGGTCCTGGCCGCCTTCGTGGCCGGATGGACAGCCGTTGAGCGCCGTGCGGCCTCACCGATGGTCGATCTGCGCATGCTGGCACGGCCCGCCGTGTGGAAGTCGTGCGTGCTGACATTCGTGATCTGCGTCGGTACGTCGGTGCCCGTCTACCTCGTCCCGCAGCTCCTCGCGGTGTCCTCCGACGCGTACGGGTTCGGGGCCAGTGCCACCGAGATAGGCTTCTTCCTGCTGCCCGGCGCCGTCGCCGCGGCGCTGGCCGGACCGATCGCCGGGATCGGAGCACGGCGTTTCGGCTCGCGTGCCGTCGTCACCGCAGGGGCCGTCATCATGGTCGGCGCCCTGATCGCCCTGGCGGCCGTGCACACCGAGGTCTGGCACCTGGTCATCGGCAAGATGCTGGTCGCGCTCGCCAACGGCCTGTGCGTCACCGCGATGGTCACGAGCACCGCCACATCCGTCGACCAGGGCGACACCGGCATCGCCACCAGTCTGGTCCTGGTGACCCGGGTGCTCGGCTTCGCCGTGGGCGTCCAGGTCAGTGGCGCGATCCTCACCGCCGCGACCCCGGCCGGATCGGACGTCCCCGCCGAATCCGCCTTCGTCACCGGCTTCCTCATAGCCGCCGTCGTCACGGCGCTGTCCCTGCTCGTCGCCCGCACCATGAACAAGGGAGTCAAGGAATGA
- a CDS encoding FAD-dependent monooxygenase yields MTRTHQLRNQPRNALTTPGRTALISGAGIAGPALAYWLNRHGFAVTVVEKAGALRDGGYPIDIRGTALEVVRRMGILPRLREAHIDLRRLTFLDGDGGEVASVDPHTLTGGVAGADVEIRRGDLTDALYAAVRDDVEFLFNDSVAALDQSGHAVDVTFRGGATRTFDMVFGADGPHSRTREFVFGPEERFHRYLGYCFAGFTMRNTFGLSHETVLWNTPGRAAALYAVGENDDVHAFLNFARPEQPFDAFRNPQSQRDLVAKVFADARWEVPGMLAAMDDADDLFFDAVSQIRMPRWSSGRVALVGDAAYAPSFLTGQGSSLALVGAYMLAASLADGDHVAGFAAYERDTRDFVTLNQDQVGEGDATLFPTTARALEQRNDMLRGLGGAMPAAAGRPAHSALALPPIRPR; encoded by the coding sequence ATGACCCGCACCCATCAGTTGAGGAATCAGCCGAGGAACGCCCTTACCACGCCGGGACGCACGGCCCTGATATCCGGGGCCGGCATCGCGGGCCCCGCCCTCGCGTACTGGCTGAACCGCCACGGATTCGCGGTCACGGTGGTCGAGAAGGCGGGCGCGCTCCGCGACGGCGGCTACCCGATCGACATACGCGGCACGGCACTTGAGGTCGTACGGAGGATGGGAATCCTGCCACGGCTGCGGGAGGCGCACATCGACCTGCGCCGGCTGACCTTCCTCGACGGGGACGGCGGCGAGGTGGCCTCGGTCGACCCGCACACACTCACGGGCGGTGTCGCGGGAGCGGACGTCGAGATACGGCGCGGGGACCTGACGGACGCCCTCTACGCGGCGGTCCGTGACGACGTGGAGTTCCTGTTCAACGACTCCGTCGCCGCCCTCGACCAGTCCGGCCACGCGGTCGACGTCACCTTCCGCGGGGGCGCCACGCGTACGTTCGACATGGTGTTCGGCGCGGACGGTCCGCACTCACGTACCCGCGAGTTCGTGTTCGGCCCCGAGGAGCGGTTCCACCGGTATCTCGGCTACTGCTTCGCCGGGTTCACCATGCGCAACACCTTCGGCCTGTCCCACGAGACCGTGCTGTGGAACACCCCGGGCAGAGCCGCGGCGCTCTACGCCGTGGGGGAGAACGACGACGTGCACGCCTTCCTGAACTTCGCCCGCCCGGAGCAGCCGTTCGACGCGTTCCGGAACCCGCAATCCCAACGGGACCTGGTCGCCAAGGTCTTCGCCGACGCGCGATGGGAGGTCCCGGGCATGCTCGCCGCCATGGACGACGCGGACGACCTGTTCTTCGACGCCGTCAGCCAGATCCGCATGCCCCGCTGGTCCAGCGGGAGGGTCGCGCTGGTGGGCGACGCCGCGTACGCGCCCTCGTTCCTCACCGGGCAGGGATCGAGCCTCGCGCTCGTCGGCGCGTACATGCTGGCCGCCTCGCTGGCCGACGGGGACCACGTCGCGGGCTTCGCCGCCTACGAACGCGACACCCGTGACTTCGTGACCCTGAACCAGGACCAGGTCGGCGAGGGCGACGCCACGCTCTTCCCCACCACCGCTCGGGCCCTGGAGCAGCGCAACGACATGCTGCGCGGACTCGGCGGCGCCATGCCCGCCGCAGCGGGACGACCGGCCCACTCGGCGCTCGCCCTGCCCCCTATCCGGCCCAGGTGA
- a CDS encoding DUF397 domain-containing protein, whose product MTSTLRWFKSSYSNPSGGDCVEIAFDWRKSSYSNPSGGECVEVATCPHAIHVRDSKVHEGPTFAVAPTAWKTFLTWAG is encoded by the coding sequence ATGACAAGCACCCTGCGGTGGTTCAAGTCGAGCTACAGCAACCCAAGCGGCGGCGACTGCGTAGAGATCGCCTTCGACTGGCGCAAGTCGAGCTACAGCAACCCGAGCGGCGGCGAGTGCGTAGAGGTCGCCACCTGCCCCCACGCCATCCACGTCCGCGACTCGAAGGTCCACGAAGGCCCCACCTTCGCGGTCGCCCCGACAGCCTGGAAGACGTTCCTCACCTGGGCCGGATAG
- a CDS encoding helix-turn-helix transcriptional regulator has product MARAENKESAGPATRLVADIARMMRLQKGMTQEQVGVETGFSAAAVSAMETCAQPASDQMLVALGRVLGDELGIFEQAREYVRLDKYPAQFKNYVLLEQKAVGLCLYATLVVHGLFQTEAYARALIGGGYPPLSEQRVEELVEARMARKALFDREPVALIELILEEAVLLRTIGSREVMRDQLSHLAECGKRRNVTLQVLPLDCGLSAEHAGAYGDMNLVETPEHDRLVYLEPQEECLLISDPTKASTYTQRYAKIRSQALGPRESLGLIERLAGELE; this is encoded by the coding sequence ATGGCGCGAGCGGAAAACAAGGAATCGGCGGGCCCGGCGACGCGGTTGGTGGCGGACATCGCCCGCATGATGCGCTTGCAGAAAGGCATGACGCAGGAACAGGTGGGCGTCGAAACGGGCTTCTCCGCTGCGGCGGTTAGCGCGATGGAGACCTGCGCACAGCCGGCGAGCGACCAGATGCTGGTGGCACTGGGAAGAGTGCTGGGCGACGAACTCGGCATCTTCGAACAGGCGCGGGAGTACGTAAGGCTGGACAAGTACCCGGCGCAGTTCAAGAACTATGTGCTGCTGGAGCAGAAAGCGGTCGGCCTGTGCCTGTACGCGACGCTGGTGGTGCACGGCCTGTTCCAGACGGAGGCGTACGCACGGGCGCTCATCGGCGGAGGCTATCCGCCCCTTTCCGAACAGCGGGTCGAGGAATTGGTCGAGGCGAGGATGGCGCGGAAGGCACTCTTCGACCGGGAGCCGGTGGCGTTGATCGAGCTGATTCTGGAGGAGGCGGTGCTACTGCGGACGATCGGGAGCCGGGAGGTCATGCGTGACCAGCTTTCGCACTTGGCGGAGTGCGGGAAGCGCCGTAACGTGACGCTTCAGGTGCTGCCCCTGGATTGCGGCCTGAGCGCCGAGCATGCCGGTGCCTACGGCGATATGAACCTGGTAGAGACTCCGGAGCACGACCGCCTGGTCTACCTGGAGCCACAGGAGGAATGCCTACTCATCTCTGACCCGACAAAGGCCAGCACCTACACCCAGCGCTATGCGAAGATCCGATCACAGGCCCTGGGTCCTCGCGAATCGCTGGGCCTCATCGAGCGGTTGGCGGGAGAACTGGAATGA